AGAAAATGAGGGAGGAAGAGAGCATTGCGGCAGAACCTGTTCGGGCTCTTTCCTGTCTCTGTGAGGAGCAGGTAATCTGTCCAGCTGTTTTTTCAATCTCGTTAACAAAAAGGAATAGACCCGCAAATCAGAATCGTAAGCCTATGAAATCGTCTCACCAGGAACAAATCGATCGGATTCTTGAGAAGCTAAGCCAGGTGCGTGCGCAGGGGCTAAGTTGTTTTGGATCAGACCAGCACCATTTTGAACTCAATCCGCCGATTCAAGAGCTGCTGCTGCTGGAATTCGAAAACGAATACCGAGTACGACTGCCTGACGAATTCAGAGCATTTTTGCTGTATGCAGGGAATGGGGGCGCGGGTCCCTATTATGGAATTGCGCCCCTGCCAATCATCCGGAGTAAGATATTAGACTGGCCATTCGAAGAACCATTTGAGAAAGTACTTGACCTTCCCTGTCCGCTGTATTTCAGAATGAAGCAAGCTTCTGACTGGGAGAGTGAATTTGGAGAAACCGATCCCTATCAGGGAACGATGTACATTGGAACTCAGGGCTGCTCTTATTACATGCTGTTAATTGTCACGGGTGAATTCCGGGGGCGAGTTGTTTATGTCAACGATGATGATGGTTCTACACCGTTTATCACGCACGAGCCTGATTTCCTGACCTGGTACGAACGCTGGCTAGATGAGTTGCTGGCGGGTCAGGTGTCAGACTGGTTTGGTAGAAGCAGGGGAGGCACCGAGGCAGAACTGCGGGCGCTACTCGAGAATCCGGAGACGTCTGCTGCCGACAAGGCGGATGCGATCAGAGCCTTCTGGAGGTTCCCCGATAACTCTGCTGAGACGCTGGAACTGATTCCCACATTTCTGTCGGAAACTGATCCAGACATTCGAGCCAGTGCGTGTTGGATGATTCGTCACTTCAAGTTGCGCGGCGCGGAGGAAGCGGTGGCGGAACAGCTTTCCGACCCCTCGCCGGAAGTACGCCAGGCGGTGATCCTGACGCTGATGAGTTTTGACCCTGCGCGGTGGAGTGAAAAAGTCTTCTCGTGTCTGCAAGATGATAATCTGGATGTGACAGAAATCGCTTTCCGAACGTTACAAGATGCGAAGCAGTTCTCTCGATCTGATCTGTTAGACCTTGTTCTTGTGCCTCCCAATGAAAGTATTCTTCTGCATGCACTCGACGGCATCGAATGGAAGTCGGAAGATCAGGAGCTGCTGTTGAGATTGCTGGAATATCAGAATGAAAAAGTCCGTTATGATGCGACGCTGGGGTTGCGAGACATTCGTGCCTGGGAAGCGATTGAGACAGTGATCGCCGTGTTGGAACACGAGACGGACAGTCTGGTGCGGGGAAGTATCCTGCAGATGCTGGGTGAACTGGATAGTGTTGCTTCGCGGGAAACACTGCTTGCCTGGATGGTCAAGGGAGACGAGGTGGAACGAATGCATGCCTACGAAGGGCTGAATAAACTGGGAGATGAGCGGGCAATGCCCCTGTTCCAACAGTTAAAGCAGGAAAAAGAACATGCCACTCAGAATGATAACACCCCAGATGAAAGCGTGTTTCAAAACCGGCACTGGTGGTGGCCCTGGAAGTAGCAAGTAAAGACAGACTGGGGATCGTATCAACAGTGTTGATTTTCCTTGAGAGTGGGTTTTCGTCTGGATCACATCAACCTTTGCCGATATATTGGACGATATTCAGAACAGGCGATTTTCTTAGGCTCGGGTAAAATCATGCTTTCATTCTGTGATCACAATCATCGAAACGGTCGGCGGGAATTCCTGCGCGTGGGCGGTCTGGCGCTGGGTGGGTTGACCCTGCCTGGTCTGATGTCGCTACAGGCGCAGGCGGCGGGGTCGGGAACGCTGCTGAAGAACAAGTCGGTGATCTTCCTGTTCATGCACGGTGGTCCGAGCCAGATTGAGACGTTCGATCCCAAGATGACCGCGCCGTCGGGCATTCACAGTGTGACGGGCGAGGTGGCGACGAAGATTCCCGGCGTGACGTTCGGAGGGACGTTTCCGAAACTGGCGCAACAGGCAGACCGGATGTCAATCGTCCGCTCTTATCGTTCGGGGGACAGTCGACACGATATCAAACCGATCGTGCATAAGGATACGCTCGATGCCAACCTGGGTGCGCTTTACTCCCGCGTGGTGGGGGCGAATCATCCCGATAACGGGATGCCCACAAGTGCGGTGCTGTATCCACGTGCCATCGACGAAAAGATGATGCCGGCGATTACGAAGTTCGGCAAATTTGATTCTCCCGGGCAGATGGGAAGTGCGTATGCCCCGTTCGTGCCCGGAGCAGGGGGGGACATGCAGTCGAACATGACGCTGTCGATTCCGCAGAATCGCCTGGACGATCGACGAGTGCTCTTAACGAAACTGGATCGCGCGCGCTGGGCGGCTGAGAAGAGTGACACGTTTGCTGCTTCGTCGGAGTTGCAGCAACAGGCGTTTGATGTGATCCTGGGTGGCGTTTCCAAAGCCTTTGACTTGTCGGAGGAGGATCCCCGCGTCGTGGCCCGCTACGATACGGCGCCGCTGGTTCGTCCTGAAGCGATCAGCAAGCGCTGGAAGAACTATCAGCGGTACATCGATAACGCACAATCATTAGGCAAGCTGTTGCTGATGGCGCGGCGTCTGTGCGAAGCGGGTTGCGGATTCGTGACGATCACCACGAACTTTGTGTGGGATATGCACGCGGATAACAACAATGCAGGCGTGGCTGAGGGCATGGACTACATGGGCGTCCCCTTCGATCACGCGGTCTCTGCGTTTCTGGAAGACGTGCACGAGCGGGGCCTGAGCGATGACATTCTGCTGGTCTGCACGGGTGAAATGGGACGGACTCCCAAACTCAACAGCCGCGGCGGTCGCGATCACTGGGGGAACCTGTCGCCTTTGATGCTGAGTGGCGGCGGGCTCAAGATGGGGCAGGTGATTGGTCAGTCAGACCGACACGCCGGCGGTCCGCAGACCGAGCCGATTGAGCGGAAAGATCTGGTGACCAGCATCATGCACACACTGTTCGACCTGGGTGAACTGCGGATTACGCGGGGCGTGCCCAACGAAGTCGTGCAGGTCGCGACAGCTGGAGATGTGATTCCCGGATTGTTCTGAATGACGCTGAGATCGAGGTTGACGCCGCGAAGCGTCTGCATAAGCTTTCTGATTTCAAGTCAGAACAAGGGTATGAGTTACATCACACCAGCTACGCTCAGCCCCCTTGCAAAACCTGTCTGACTTTGACAGCCAGTTCGTTGCGCGAGAATGGTTTTTTGAGGAAGGAGTTCTCTTCGCTGGTGATGCCTTGTTCGGCCATGATGTGCAAGGTGTAGCCGGACATATACAGGACGTTGAGATTTGGCTGGAGTTTCTGTAACGCGTGATAAAGTTCCTGGCCGTTCATTTCGGGCATGACCACATCGGTGATCAGCAGGTCTACGGTTCCCTTAAAATCGAGCATCATCTGGATGGCTTCCCGGGGACTGGTGGCGATGATCACGCGATAGCCCAGTGAGAGCAGGATTTCCCGGCTGATTTTGGCGAGCATCGGTTCGTCATCGATCAACAGGATCATTTCGTTGGTACCGACGGGAGCACGTACAGCGGGTTCGAGGTGAGGGATCGGTTTTCCATCGCGACGACAGGGAAGGAATATTTGAAACGTCGAGCCACTGCCGGGCTGATTTTCCACGCGGACGAAGCCCTGGTTCTGTTTGACAATTCCTGCGACGGTAGACAGGCCGAGCCCGGTTCCTTTTCCCTGTGGCTTTGTGGTGAAGAAGGGTTCAAAAATGCGAGCCTGTGTGGCCGGGTCTATGCCGGGCCCGGTATCGGAAACGGAAAGCATCACAAAATGACCGGGAAGGTACTCCGGATGTGCTTTACAGAATTCATGGTCGAATTCCCTGTTCTCTGTTTTCAGGGTGATGGTTCCAATTCCGGAAATGGCGTCACTGGCATTCACGCAGAGGTTCGCCAGAATCTGATCGATCTGGGAGGGATCCATTTTGACGATACAGCCTTCAGATTCCGGTTCCCAGACAAATTCGATTTCCTCAGCAATCAGGCGTTTCAAAATGCGCAACATACCTTCAATCGACTGATTGAGTTCAATCAGCCGGGGTTCGGATTCCTCGCGACTGCTGAAGCTCAAAAGTTGTTGAGTCAATTCGGTAGAGCGCTCTGCAGCGTCGCGAATTTCGGTCAGGTGTTGATGGATGGGGTGATCCGTGTCGATGTCGAGCAGCGCGAGTCCGACATGGCCCTGGATGACGTTCAGCATATTGTTGAAGTCGTGGGCGATGCCTCCGGCGAGCCTGCCGAGGGATTCGATCTTCTGCGCAGCCACCAGTTGTTCGAGCAGATCCTGGTTTTCCTGCTGCAGGTGTTTGCGGTCGGTGATGTCTTCCGTGAGGACGATGATCCCGCCAATTGTATTACGCGACTCATACCAGGGCATCAGAACCCAGCGATCCCACTTGACGGATCCATCGTGGCGCAGGAAGAGTTCGTCATCGTGCAGAGTTGCTCCGGAGAGCCCCTGCTGATGGGCGATTCTCCAATGATTGGGAATCTCGGGGAAAACATCAAAATGCGAACGGCCCAGGAGGCTTTCACTATCGAGTTTGTAATCGTCGATCCAGCGGCGACTGGCAGCCAGATAGCGCATACTGTTATCGAACAGGGCAACAGCGATCGGTGCATTCTCAACAAAACCGAGCAGGTCATCGGTGTAAAGGTGCTGCTCCAATTCGGCGGAGGGATCATACAGGACCAGCAGTGCTCCCATGATCCTGCCAGGATGCTCATAGATGGGACTGATGTTGCCACTGATTTGCAGAGTGGAACCTGCTTTTGTGGAGAGAGGAGTCTGGCTGGTAATTACGGCGTGCTCGCCTGTCACCAGGACCATTTCGAGAGAGTTCTGGATTTCAACTTGGGATTCTGCGGTTGCGAACGCAAATGTTTCGAAGAAATTCTGTCCCAGAATCTGGTGGAGCGCATGTCCGAGCAGTCGTTCCGCAGCGGGGTTGAGCAACATGATTCGCTGATCACGGTCAACGGCGATCACGGCATCAATCATGTTCTGCAAGACGGCCTGATGCCAGTTCAAGCGACTCATTCAGCGGATCCTTCTTCGACAGCAATGGCACAGTTCAGATAATGAGAAATGATAGAAGTGGAACTCCTTTGTGGATGCCAGGCGGGTTTGTCAAATAATTCCGACGAGCTATTCTAGTCAGAGTTGTTTTAAAAGGAATCTATTTTTCAGGTCTCTGCAAAGAAAAGATATGTTTGAATGGCGGAGTCTGATAACTTGATCAGAGCACAAAATGGCTGTGTGCGGATGTCTCTGGGAACAGCTGAATCGCAGTTGTTGTACCACGACTCCTGCCATACGATGTAAAGAAAAGCCCAATTCAAAACCAGGAGGAAACGATGATTACAGTGGGAATGAACTACCAGGTGATTGATGGTAAGCAGGCTGAGTTCGAAGGAAAGTTTGCTGGTGTTCAGCAGGCACTGCAACAGGCAGAGGGACATACCTCATCGCATTTGTGGCAGGATGTGAGCGACAACGCTTCCTACATGATTACCAGTGAATGGTCCGACGAACAGGCATTCCAGGATTTTATCCACAGCGATGCTTTTCGTGCGGTTACCGACTGGGGTAAGGAAGAGATTCTGTCAGATCGTCCGCGTCATAAAATTTACAAACACTGAGCCCCGGTCCCACTGAATGACGTGTGAGAGATTGAGCTGGACCGGGCCCGCAGGTTGAGCTGACTCAACTGCAGAGAGTGCCTGTAATTTGATTTAGTACATCTGAGAGATGCAAATGAAATGAAGTGTTTGTAGAACTGTCAAACTAATCGAAATCGACTTTTTTGATGAGTGACAGCGAATCCGTCTCGGTGACGGTTTCGGTAGCCATCTTTCTATGAAAATCGGTCAGTTGATTGAGCTTGGTAAGGTTAGCGGGATTTTCATCCCAGCCCAGGTCCTTAGTGAGCTCGATCATTTCCGTTGTGATGGGATGCCGATCTGCCACACACTTTCTCTTAACCAGTGGTCTGCCTGAGGCATCTACCTCCACCAGACGGTTAATTCCGATCAGAGAAGCGAACAGAATGACCAGCATTCCGACACAAAAGGTAACAGGACCGATCAGCAACGAATGAAACATCGACACCAGCTTCTTCATGACGATTTCTCCATAAAAAACCGAATAAAGTATGAATATCTGTATGAAATGTCGTCGGATTGTCTGTCGTTTTTAGCTGCTAAATCGTGCCTCAGCTATGAATTGAATCTCCAAAACTGCATGCGCATGCGCTACAAAAGAGGGTGATTTTGAAGCGGTACACACTGAATCGAAAGTGTTCGAGGACAGAACGTCGTACTGATGCCCTCATCAGAGAGATGAGCGAATCAAAGATGTACTGAAATGATCTGCCTCTTAGAAATGTTGACTCGAAATATAAATGAAGGGTGTTATGTTCCACTCAGTTTATAATCTGTGATTTTTAATGCAAACTTTTTATTTGATTGCGCTAAAAATATCGGAAATATTCAGTGTCGCTCATTTCTGCACCTGATAGGGAACACCCGTCAGCTGATTTTTATCACAGCGACGAGGCGAATTCCTCATTGTGCAGATTCGATTTTCTCCTCTATCTGGGAGGAAGGGCATTAGTATATAAATCACTCGATCAGGGCAAGACGATTCTTCAACAAGGAGGTGAATTTGATCAGAGATCTGTTTGACAGACATAACAAAATCTGGCGTGCTGCGTTTATCGTGGTGGGTGTGATTGTCTCTGTCATTCAGTTTCTGCGAATCGCCCGTCGCCCTCCCGGTGACTTTCCTTTGCATTGGACTTCGGGACATTTCATCGCCACTGGTGAGTTCCTCTATACCCGCAACATCAATTACCCGTATCCCCCGTTCTGGGGTTTCGTGCATTCCACGCTGGCATGGATTCCGATGGAGACCGCGTACCTGCTGGTCTACCCCCTGTTCTTCGTGGCGCTGTATGTACTGGTTCGTGTTTTGAACCGCTTGAGCGAAGTGCATTTTCCGTTGGGGAAAAACGAACTGTTCTGGTTGGTCACAGTCGCGATTCTGCTCTCGAGCCGGTACCTGATTCGAGACATGCTGGAATGCGGTGTGAATCTGGCGCTGGTGGCTGCTGCCTGGCTGTCCGTTTATCTCTGGCGCGAAAAGAAGGAACTGCAGGGGAGCTTGATTCTGGGGTTCGCGATGGCGTTGAAATGTACGCCTTCCTTATTCTGGGTCTGGTTCATTCTCAAGCGGGAATGGAAGATGGCCGGGTTGACCTTCCTGGCAGCGGCCTGCTTTACATTATCTCCCATGCTCAAACTGGGATATGCCGAATACGATCGCACGGTGCGGCACTGGGTACATAATGTGATGCGAGGTTTCAAGGAAAAAGATCCTTCACGGGGGATCGTCGGGCCGGTTCCCATCGCGAATATGTCTTTGCGAATTACACTTGCCCGCTACCTGATGCATTTCCCCAGAGAGCATGAAGGGCGGATGAAAACACCGCTGTATGTGGACTTTCTGAATCTGCCTCCGGTGACGGCAGGACGGATCATCTCGCTGAGTATGCTGGTGTTTCTGATTTTTATTGCGTGGCTGTTCCGCAGACATTACGACGACCGTTCGGATGAACGTATTCTCTGGGAATGTGCGGTGCTGTCGATCCTGATCCTGTTATATTCGCCGGTCACCTGGGGACAGCATTGCGTGGGCATTTTTCCGGGTGTGTATCTGCTGATTCGCTCTTCCATGAGTCAGAAGCATTATACGAAACCGCTCAAGGTCAGCATCGGTCTGTTTGTGTTCCTGGTGCTGATTTTGAACCGCGCATTTATCGGCAAGTTCTATAGTGAGCTGCTGGGAACTTACCATACCTCCACGTTTCTGTTTCTTGGCATCATCGGTTTTCTGCTCAGTCGCCATTTTCGTGTGACCCGGGAGAAAACAGCAGAAGCCGCGCTGCAACCGGCGCAAGAGAATGCACCGGTTACCGCTTGAGTTTCTTTATTTCTGGAGAGGTCTTACTCTGGCAGCTTGCGTCGATAGTCATCCAGATAAAGCCCGATTTTGTCAAAGGGGATCGGCTCAAAACCGATCTCTTTCGTCAGCAGGGAGGGGTCCTGGTGCAGTTCCCATTTGCCTTGCGAATTTTCTGTCAGGCCCAGTGGAATGGGTTTGTCAGAGGTCCCGCTCAGGTTGGTGAAGCCTTTGAGATCGTTTGTCATGGCGATACCCGGTGATGTGCCACGCGTATTCACGGCGAGATTGTTTTCCATGTCAAACTTGTCGAGCAGCTTCTGAACGTTGCCGTCCAGATGTGCGACTTCCTTTGAGCAGTCCACGAACACATTCCGAAGGATCGGATTATAGAGCGGTTCACGAGGTGAGTCCTGCATGATTTTAGCGAGGTGGGGATAGCGTTCGCTCCAGGGCGGGCTCTGGTAGTTCATCGCTTCCGCCTTCTTTTCGAGCTGCCAGCTTGGTTCATTAGGATTATTCCACTGTTTCCAGGTCATGCCCCGCGAATCGACATGCAGGCCGATCGGACAGTCGAGGACCAGGTTATTCAGAATGGGGTTATCGCGACCGCCGCCAATCATGATGGCCCGGCCGGTCTGGTAGAACACGTTGCCTTCCACCGTGTCGCCGCTGTCGCAGTCATCCAGGTAGACGCCCATCGTGTTGACATGCTCTGCATCGCCGCCTCCAAGGTGGTGGATGAAGTTGTGCCGCAGGATGTTTCCCTGGCTGGTCCAGTCGCGACCGGTATAAAAAGCGCCCGAGTCTCCCGTCTCCATGACGACGCGATAGATTTCATTCCGTTCGAACAGGTTCTCATTGCCGCCATACAGGACTGCGTTATGAGGGGCATCGTGAATGCAGTTATTCTGAACGATCTGCCCGCAGCCATTCGCATAGATGCCCGGAGCATAGGTTCGCTGAAAGAGTCCGTAATGATGAATGTGGTTATTGATCGCACGGTTGTCGGCGCGTGTGAGCTGTTTTCGGTCGCCTCCATACAAGGCGATGCCACGTGTTCCCAGGTGATACAGATCGCAGCTGCGGATCGTGTTCTGCTTACCATTCACGGAGATACCGCCGCTGGCCAGGTTCGCGACCACGCACCCGGCCAGTTCAATGCCGGTGGTATTCTTCAGCGAGCCCCCCTCCGAATGACCGTATTCCAGGTTCAGGTTCTCAAAGCGGACATGTTGCGTGTCCTGCAGTTTGAGCAGGGGCTGTGTCAACGTCGCGAGGACAATCGAGGTCGCTTGCTGATTTTGCTCAGGATAGAAATAAAGCTGCTTCTGCTTGCGATCGAGATACCATTCGCCGGGTGCGTCCAGTTCCTCCAGAACGTTGAGTGCGAAGAAGCGACGTGATTTGGATCCCCAGGTGCCACCCATGATGCCATAGTTATGAGGTGCTGCCAGACGGATTGTTTTCTGCTTTGCATCATAGTCGGCGATCCGGATGACTTCGTCACTCCAGTCATGAGTCCAGTAACCGAGCAGCCAGACGCCATCCTCCAGATTCCAACGGGCGGGCCGGGGATCATCAAAGATGAACGCACCGGGGTGCAGTTTGCGTTTTTCCGGATCCTCGGCTTTGGGGTCGGGCAGCCCTTTGTCGACGACTTTGGAAAAGGAAGCCCAGCCACCATGGTCTGCATCGGCATTCGGCCAGCGGGCGAGCGTCATCGGTGCGCCATTCACATACAGCCAGGGACCGACGGGGACACCCCGGTAGGAGCGTTTCAGTTCCGCGAACGAGCCGGCAGCGATTGACGATAGATCACAGACCCGGACTTTGTCGCGGGCGGAAGCAGGCAGCCGTTTGAGAATGGCAGCGTCGGTGACCGGCTGAAACGATGCAGGATCGAGACTGACGCCCCCCTGAATCAGTGTCTGGCCCTGTTGAGTCGCACGATAGACAATCGGTGCCTCGGCGGTGCCGCTGTCTGTCTTATTGAATTCCAATGACTTACTGATTTGATAAACACCGGGCTGAATATGGACCGTTGCCCCAGCACCCACTTTCAGCTGACCAATCTGACGAGACTGGCGGATCGCATCGCGTGCCTGCTCGATCTGACGAAACGGCTTTGCTTGACTGCCATCGCCCCCGGGAGCAGCATCGGCTTTGACATATAGATTAAGACCTGCCTGCGTATTGCATGTCAGACAACAGACAATCAGACTGGTGAGAAAGAATCGAAACAAGTTCATTGAGGAGCCTGGGGTTGGAAACAAATGGGAAGGTAGTTTGCGTGACGGTTTAGTACAGCACGTCCTGCCTTGAATATAGGAAGCGGCCTGACCAGCGTCAATTAACTGTGGAACTGTTGTAGATAACCTTTCGGATCACCAGGGTTGAAACTGCATTTCTGAGAAATCATTCAGATCGATCTGGGCGGGTAAGCCAGCGACCAGCGCGCTCACTTCACTGAGCGGGATGTATTTTCCGTAACTTCCCTGCTTGTCCGGAATCGGAATTTCCATCCAGATCGTCTCGCCGTTGCGGAGGAATTGCAGCGTCGCATTGTGATCGTCGATCAGCCCGAAGAAATCTTCATCGCCCTGGAGGAGTTCCAGAATCCGATCGGCGGCGAGAGACAGATCCATCTCGCAGGCTTCTTCCGCGCTGAGCGTTTCATTGGTTTTATAACAGCAATAGAAAGCTCGATACCCCATAAACCCTCCGGTCGCGACCTAATAACAGACCAATCATCCTGGCAGGATGAAACAGCCACTCATGGTACTACACAGAGTGGATCTGTCAAACCGGGGTTTAATAAATGATTTACCAGGGGGCATTTCGCAGCATGCTCTGAACTTTGTCATGCACATGCTGATGGAACAGGTGGCCGAAGCCCGCTTTTTCCAGACGGTAAATCAATTCGTGAGTTGTGCAACTCAGTTTTTCAGCACAGGCCTCGACAGACCAGTTGCTGTCAGCGAGTTGCATCAGCAGATAAGCACGTCGGCACTGGGCAGCAGAGAGTCGATACGATTTCAAATATTCCAACGTTCCATTCTTGCGGACGATGGCTTCCCCGATGTGGTTTTCCGCCTTCGGATTCAATTCCGTCATGAACCGCTGCAACTGGAAGGGGCCCATCTTGTAAACCATTTCATTGTGGACCGGACAATCCAGCAGATTATCAGACATCAGTGTGTGCAGCGTTGACCAGTCGCCACGCACACGCTTGACTTCTCGACGCAGGTCTTCCAGTGACGCCACCCGCTTGGCGTCGATGTCCGCTGGATGTAACCGGTTTTCCTGTGCGTAAAGTCCGTAGAAATAGAGCAGCTCACCGTAATCATCGGTCAACAGTGTTTCATGCAGATCACGATAATCATCCGGATGAGGTACGATAAAGGCAGACGCCAGGGCATCTCCCACAAAGATCAGTGAACCAACCTGATTCTCATGAATTTCGAAGACACGGAGGGCATCTTCCAGCCCTTTAATCCAGCGGCCGGGAACCGACATCTCACAACGCGGGCTCAAACCATCGCGGATTGCTGCGCGCGAGTATTCTTCCCAGATCACATCCGGTCCACCAAAATGGAGCGAAAGAAATCCTTCGAGTGAAAGATCCATCGGAAGAAACCGCAGTCGATTACGGTCTTCCCTCTTGCGCATTTTCTTCATTACCCGCGCCGTCATGAAGCCCAGGTCATGAACCCGGCCATCGCTGTTTTTCTGGCCTTTCTGCAGACGTCGTATCTGTGTACCGTAAGCGACGGCCGGTGAACCATCGTTCGACCAGTCCGCGATAAAGGCATGGGGGATATAGGAGTAATATGCCGTTTTCTGATCAAGTTGAACAGCGGCAACATCTTCGTGGTAAGGACGTCGCGTCAAACGGAGATCTTCACGAACCTGTTTACGTATCACGGGCGCGAGACGGACTCCTCCCAGGACTTGTGACGGAGCGAGCTTCAGTCCTTTCAGCGAAATCGTCTGCTGCAGATCTTCAGGTTTCATCAGAGTTCAACATCCTCTTAACACGGTGTGAGAGATACGCTTCCAGATCCTCCAGTTTCGTCGTCCCGGCAGTAAACCGGGCAAAGCCCAGCATGGTGGGAATGTCTTCTGCATCCCGCAGACCGACGGTAGGGATCGTGGAACCCAGTCGTCGCGGTGAATAATGATCGGCGTCGAAGACCGGATTCATATGCACAATCTCCGGAGTATTCCCTTTTCCAATCGTTTCCCGGTAGACGCGGGCCACCTGATCGACCAGCTGAGGAGGATCGTTTTCGTAGCCATCCGAAACAATCACGATCAGGTCTGGCCGCCATTCCAGCGCGGCAAGCAATGGTTCGGCCAGAGCCGTCTGCCCCGCAGGTCGCGTCAGAAATTCATATTCCGCTTCTTCGTTTTCCGGTGTCCAGAAAGACCGGTATTCCCGCGCTGTATTTCTGAGCAGACAACTGGCTGCCAGGGCCACGCCCAGCGGACGGTTTCGCCGCTCTCGACTTCCCAGGGAAGACCGGCTGCGATCCAGAACGGCGGCTACACGTCCCAGCGCGAGGGGAGCGCGACGCAGTGCTTTTGTTGCAGCGGAATTCAGGGCAGCCTGCAGTTCTACAGCGCGGTCCCGTCGCTCGCGTTGCTTCAGCGAGAGTATATAGAGTGCCAGTTTCGTCAGTCCCGCGCGACTCAGGTCAAATTCAATATCAACCCCTTTCGTCCGTGCAGCAGTAGACTGATAGCGCATCTTTTCCGCTGCGGTCATCTTCGGTTGAATCTTCTGCAGGAAGACCTCGCGAGGAATCTGATGCGTCTGTGCCAGTGATTCCGCGACAGTGAAAGGCAGTTCGTAGATGGCAGATGCACTGTACTGCGCCTGTCGATACTGATTGAGCAGGGGCCGCGTGTAAGTCTTCTGGCTGGAAGGATCAAAGAGAAACCGTCCCAGTTCTGCATCGAGTTGAAAATGGATGTGTGCTGCTGCAGAACGAAACTTGTTGCGATATTTGATGGCATCAAAATCCGGTTCTCGTCGCCAGTTAAGGTATGTCTTAATCACGGCACGCGTGCGACGATTATTGATTCGGGCCTGCTGCAATCGTGTAAATAGCCCATACACCCGGTTGGGAGGCAGTCCGCGCAGCGCAGCTGCGATCAGTGCTCCTTCTTCGGCGCGCTGTCGGGGATCACCTGGCGCACCCGACTGGAGCAGGTTGAAGATAATCTGCAGCTGATTAAAGTGATTAATACCGGCTGCCAGCGTTCGCGCGTAAAGCAGGCGATAGTTAATCAGCGTGTACTGGTGCAGGAATTCAATCGAAACGCTGGCGAGATACCGATCGGTATAATACTCGTTCTGCCGGGTGGCGGCGAAACAGGGGTTGATAAACATCACGAGATCTTCCCGTTCGCACTGTTCACGCAGGCGATTTCGTTCGGGAGACGATGTTGAATAGGTTCCGTCGGT
This Gimesia chilikensis DNA region includes the following protein-coding sequences:
- a CDS encoding HEAT repeat domain-containing protein, with the protein product MKSSHQEQIDRILEKLSQVRAQGLSCFGSDQHHFELNPPIQELLLLEFENEYRVRLPDEFRAFLLYAGNGGAGPYYGIAPLPIIRSKILDWPFEEPFEKVLDLPCPLYFRMKQASDWESEFGETDPYQGTMYIGTQGCSYYMLLIVTGEFRGRVVYVNDDDGSTPFITHEPDFLTWYERWLDELLAGQVSDWFGRSRGGTEAELRALLENPETSAADKADAIRAFWRFPDNSAETLELIPTFLSETDPDIRASACWMIRHFKLRGAEEAVAEQLSDPSPEVRQAVILTLMSFDPARWSEKVFSCLQDDNLDVTEIAFRTLQDAKQFSRSDLLDLVLVPPNESILLHALDGIEWKSEDQELLLRLLEYQNEKVRYDATLGLRDIRAWEAIETVIAVLEHETDSLVRGSILQMLGELDSVASRETLLAWMVKGDEVERMHAYEGLNKLGDERAMPLFQQLKQEKEHATQNDNTPDESVFQNRHWWWPWK
- a CDS encoding DUF1501 domain-containing protein translates to MLSFCDHNHRNGRREFLRVGGLALGGLTLPGLMSLQAQAAGSGTLLKNKSVIFLFMHGGPSQIETFDPKMTAPSGIHSVTGEVATKIPGVTFGGTFPKLAQQADRMSIVRSYRSGDSRHDIKPIVHKDTLDANLGALYSRVVGANHPDNGMPTSAVLYPRAIDEKMMPAITKFGKFDSPGQMGSAYAPFVPGAGGDMQSNMTLSIPQNRLDDRRVLLTKLDRARWAAEKSDTFAASSELQQQAFDVILGGVSKAFDLSEEDPRVVARYDTAPLVRPEAISKRWKNYQRYIDNAQSLGKLLLMARRLCEAGCGFVTITTNFVWDMHADNNNAGVAEGMDYMGVPFDHAVSAFLEDVHERGLSDDILLVCTGEMGRTPKLNSRGGRDHWGNLSPLMLSGGGLKMGQVIGQSDRHAGGPQTEPIERKDLVTSIMHTLFDLGELRITRGVPNEVVQVATAGDVIPGLF
- a CDS encoding hybrid sensor histidine kinase/response regulator — its product is MSRLNWHQAVLQNMIDAVIAVDRDQRIMLLNPAAERLLGHALHQILGQNFFETFAFATAESQVEIQNSLEMVLVTGEHAVITSQTPLSTKAGSTLQISGNISPIYEHPGRIMGALLVLYDPSAELEQHLYTDDLLGFVENAPIAVALFDNSMRYLAASRRWIDDYKLDSESLLGRSHFDVFPEIPNHWRIAHQQGLSGATLHDDELFLRHDGSVKWDRWVLMPWYESRNTIGGIIVLTEDITDRKHLQQENQDLLEQLVAAQKIESLGRLAGGIAHDFNNMLNVIQGHVGLALLDIDTDHPIHQHLTEIRDAAERSTELTQQLLSFSSREESEPRLIELNQSIEGMLRILKRLIAEEIEFVWEPESEGCIVKMDPSQIDQILANLCVNASDAISGIGTITLKTENREFDHEFCKAHPEYLPGHFVMLSVSDTGPGIDPATQARIFEPFFTTKPQGKGTGLGLSTVAGIVKQNQGFVRVENQPGSGSTFQIFLPCRRDGKPIPHLEPAVRAPVGTNEMILLIDDEPMLAKISREILLSLGYRVIIATSPREAIQMMLDFKGTVDLLITDVVMPEMNGQELYHALQKLQPNLNVLYMSGYTLHIMAEQGITSEENSFLKKPFSRNELAVKVRQVLQGG
- a CDS encoding antibiotic biosynthesis monooxygenase family protein; translated protein: MITVGMNYQVIDGKQAEFEGKFAGVQQALQQAEGHTSSHLWQDVSDNASYMITSEWSDEQAFQDFIHSDAFRAVTDWGKEEILSDRPRHKIYKH
- a CDS encoding glycosyltransferase family 87 protein codes for the protein MIRDLFDRHNKIWRAAFIVVGVIVSVIQFLRIARRPPGDFPLHWTSGHFIATGEFLYTRNINYPYPPFWGFVHSTLAWIPMETAYLLVYPLFFVALYVLVRVLNRLSEVHFPLGKNELFWLVTVAILLSSRYLIRDMLECGVNLALVAAAWLSVYLWREKKELQGSLILGFAMALKCTPSLFWVWFILKREWKMAGLTFLAAACFTLSPMLKLGYAEYDRTVRHWVHNVMRGFKEKDPSRGIVGPVPIANMSLRITLARYLMHFPREHEGRMKTPLYVDFLNLPPVTAGRIISLSMLVFLIFIAWLFRRHYDDRSDERILWECAVLSILILLYSPVTWGQHCVGIFPGVYLLIRSSMSQKHYTKPLKVSIGLFVFLVLILNRAFIGKFYSELLGTYHTSTFLFLGIIGFLLSRHFRVTREKTAEAALQPAQENAPVTA